CGCGGTGGAAAGAATGGTCTGGTCGAGCGCCGCGAGGACGAGCATCAGCACGAGCATGGCGAAGGGCAGCAGGGGCGAAGAGGTGCGCGAGGCTTTCATGGAACCGTTCTGTCAGGGCAAGGGGCGCCAGTGTCCGCAGCCGCAATACTTTTGTACAGTGCAACCTATTGAACATATGATTTCGCATGGCGAACACATACGACCTCAACCTGTTGACCGCACTCGATGCGCTGCTGTCCACCGGCAGCGTCACGGCGGCCGCCGCGCGCATGCACCTGAGCACGCCCGCCATGAGCCACACCCTGGCGCGTATTCGCGAATCGTTCGGCGATCCGATCCTGGTGCGTGCCGGCCGCAAGCTGGTGCCCACCCCTCGCGCGCTTGCGCTGGCGGAGCCCGTGCGCGCCTTGCTCGCACAGGCGCAGGCGTTGCGCGCCCCGGCGGATGCGCAAAGCCTTGCGGCCGTGAAGCGGCGCTTCGTGGTGCGTGCGCCCGAGGGCATCGCGGTGGTGTTCGGCGCCAGCGTGTCGCAAACGCTGGAAGCGGAAATGCCGCTGGCCTCGCTCCAGTTCCTTCCGGAAACCTACGCCGACCCGGGCGCATTGCGCGAAGGGCGCATCGACCTGGACGTGGGCAGCTTCAGAGGCACCGATCCCGAGACCGAAACCCAGGTGCTGTCGGAGCAAACACTGGTGGGCGCGGTGCGTGCCGGGCATCCGCTGCTCAAGGGGCTGAAGAAAACGCCGATGACGGCAGCGCGGTATGCCGATGCGCGCCACGTCGGCGTTACGCCGCGCCAGGGCGAGCCGTCGCCGGTGGACACGGCGCTGGGCCAGCTGGGCTTGCAGCGCCAGCTGGTGTTGCTGGTGCCCAGCACGTTCTCGGCATTGATTGCCGCCTCGCGAACCGAGCTGGTCGCCAGCGTTCCCGAGCGCACCGCGCGGGGCATGGCGGATTCGCTCGGCCTCACGATCTTCGAGTTGCCTGTTGCAGTGCATTCGGAGCCGCTGCGCATGGCATGGCACCCGCGTCACCACGTCGACCCGGCGCACCGGTGGCTGCGCGAAAGCATCCAGCGGCTGCTCGACGACCGGCGCTGGATTGTGCCGTCCGTCGCCTCGCTGACCGGGGGTGCGAAGAAGGGCGTGGTGTGACCGGCGCCGCGCGCCGTCAGGCCTGAAAGTTGAGCCTGAGTCCCGCCGTGGGCCAATCGTCGATGGCAACCAGCCGCCCGCTGCCCGACAGCGTGACGTACGCCGTGCGCATGTCGCGCCCGCCAAAGCAGATGTTGGTGGTGTAGCGGTCTGGCAGCGGCACGTGCTCGCAGGTGCTGCCGTCCGGCGCGACGATGGTGATGCCGCCGTGCAGCAGCGTGGCCACGCAGAGGTTGCCCAGCGCATCGGCCGCCATCGAATCGAAGCGCTGGTAGTGCCCGCCCGGCGATGCGCACAGCATGCGTCCGCCGTGCGGCGAAGGCCAGCCGTCCTTGCGCACCCGCCCCGGCGCCGTGATGTCGAAGGCCCAGAGCCGAGCGCCTTCGGTTTCCGCGTAGTAGAGCGTGCGGCCGTCCGGCGAAAGCGCGATGCCGTTGGGCGTCATGGCCGGCTGCGCGATGGCATGCACGCCGCCGCCATCGCTGTGGCCATAGAACACGCCGCCGCGGTCCATGTCGCGCTCGCGCGTCTTGCCCAGGTCGGTGAAGTAGAAGCCGCCTTGCGCGTCGAACACGATGTCGTTCGGCCCGCGCAGCGCAAAGCCGTCGACCGTGTCGTACAGCCGCTCGGCGTGGCCGGTGGCAAGGTTCACGCGCTCGATGCGGCCGCCCGAATAGTCTTCGGCCTGGCCCATGGGACGGTGGCAGCCGTCGGCCTCGGTGTGCCAGCGAAAGCCGCCGTTGTTGCACACGTACACCGCGCCGTCAGGGCCCATGGCCGCGCCGTTCGGTCCGCCGCCCAGGTCGGCCACCACCTGCACCAAGCCGTCGTGCCGCACGCGCGTGAGCGTGCCGCGCGCAATTTCGACCAGCAGCACCGAGCCGTCGTCCATGGCGATCGGCCCTTCGGGAAACTGCAGGCCGGCGGCGAGCTCGCGGATGTGCATCGGAAGCCCCTTTCTCTTGCTGGGCCGCCTTTTTACACCCGCATCGCCCGGGCTCGAGGGCGTCAGTCGCCGCCGCAGCCGTTGCGCTCCAGCACCGGCAGCAGCTGCGGCCCCAGCGACTTGAGCAACTGGGTTGGCAGCGCGCTGGTGAACCGGTAGCGCGCGGCATAGGGCTCGTTCACGTAGGCCATGATGGTGCCGAAGTAGCGGTCGCCAATGGTGAACACGAAGGTGGCCGAGCGGCTGATCTTGCGCTCCGCGTTCTTGTGCCCGCTGCCGCCCGTGTGCCCGTAGCGGTGGTCGCCGGTGCCGGTTTTGCCGCCCACTTCGAGCACGCGGCCGTTCGCATCCACCAGCACGCCCTTCAGGCGGCGGGCCGTGCCGTCTTGCACCACCTCTACCAGCGCACGGCGCAGGGTTGCGGCCACCTCGGTGGGCAGCACTCGCTCGGTGCTTGCGTTGCGCGGCTCCAGGCGCGTTTCGTAGGGCGTTTCGCGCGCAAAGTGCAGGGCGCCCACGCGTTGCACGGGCCTGCGCATGCCGTCGTTGGCGATGATGCCCATCAGTTCGGCCAGCGCAGCAGGCCGGTCGCCCGATGCGCCGATGGCGCTTGCGTAAGACGGCGTCAGCGATTCGAACGGGTAGCCCAGGCGCTGCCACGAGCGGTGGATCTGCGCGAAGGCGTCTATCTCGACCAGCTCGCGCAGGCGCGTGTCTTGCGCGCTCTTGTGGCGCGTCTTGAAGAGCCAGGCGTAGACCTCTTGCCGTTCGTTCGCGCTCGCGTTCAGCACTTCGGTCAGGGTTGCGCCGGGGTGGCTCCGCAAGAAGCCCACCAGCCACAGCTCCAGCGGATGCACCCGCGCCACGTAGCCCCGATCTGCAAGCGACAAGCCCGCGTAGGTGGTGCGCAGCGCCCGCAGTGCGCGCGGCGAGCCGGCGCCGCGGCCCACCTTTTGCGTGAGCAACTCATCAAGCCGCTCGTCGCTCGCCTCCGGCTCTATGGTGAACAGCACGCTGGCCACGCGCGGTGCCGTGGGCCTTGTGCTGCGCAGCAGCCGTGCCTCGGCCTCCGCGGCCGGCAACCGCTTGTACTTGCGATAGAAGCGCATCAGGTAGGCCGAGCCTTCCCGGTCGGCAAAGCGCGCGAGCAGTTCGCGCCGGCGCGGGTCGGCGGGGTCTTTCAGCAAGACCTCGGCGTCTGATTCGCCGCCGAACATGCGGTGGCGCACCACGTCGCGCATCAGCCGAATGAACACCAGGTTGACCGAATGCTTGAAGCCTTCGCGCACCGTCATCCACTCGCTGTTGCGCGAGCGCTCGAAATTTTCGAACTGATGCAGGCCGCCCCCGGTAAAAAAGGCTTCGCCCGGGTTGGCCGAATACTTTCTCTCCATGGCCGCCTCGAGCATCGGCGCCAGGCGCTTGTCTTTGGCGCGCAACAAGTACTGCTGCGCCCAGGCACCCAAGGGGTCGCGCGGGCCGGGTGCCAGCGCCCTCAGCTGAGCGGGGCTCAGGCCCGCCCAGCGGCCGTGCAGCTCGGCCACCAGCTCCAGGTAGCTCACCAGCGTGCGCAGCTTGGCGGTGGAGCCCAAGTCGAGCCGCGCGCCCTGGTTCACGTCGAATGGCTGGTCGATGTTGTCTGCCTGAACCCGCAGCAGGTTGGCCTGGGGGCCGCGCTCGAACAGCGTAAAGCTGTAGATCAGCGGGCTCGGGTCGGCGCCAGCATCGAGCAGGTGCGGGCCGTACAGCCCCGCCGCCTTGGCCGCGGCCGGCGTGCGCATGCTCGTCAGCACCTGCGCCGCCAGCGCCTGGGCCTCGCCGTCGAGGCTGGTTTCGGCTTCCAGGTCGAGCCGCTCCAGGTCGTAGGCGCGCGGCACGTCGAGCAGGGTGGAGATGTGGGTGCGCAGCGCGCTCGTCGCCTTGCGCTGAACAAAGTCTGGCCGCGCGGTTGCGGGCAGCTCGGGCCGCAGGTGCAGGGGCGCTGCAAGGGCCGCATCCCGAAGCGCCGGCGAGATCACGCCCGCATCGGCCATCAGCCGCAGATAGCTGTCGGTCAGCCGCGCCAGGCTTGCACCGTCGCTCAGCAGGTGCTGCGATGGGCGGCGCTGCGCAATCATCAGGGACAGCGCCTGCTTGAAGGCTTCGGCCTGCCGCTGCTGCGCACCGGGCGTGGGGGCGGCGCCCTCCGCGTGGTCGGCGAGCAGGCGGTTCACCTCCCGAAAGTCGCGCCCGTACCAGGCCCACAGCCCGTCGCCCATGCCGTGCACCTCGCCCATGCCAGGGCGCGCGGCCAGCGGCACCGTGTCGAGATAGTCGACCACGATCTGGCGGCGCCGCGCCAGCGTGTCGTCGCCGTCTTGATAGGCCCGCACCGAGGCCGACGCCATCTGCCGCAGCTTGTCGCGCACAGACGCGGTGCGGCCGTGCGGCGAATGGCGGTACTTTTCGATTTGCGTGGCCAGCGTGCTGCCGCCCGTCGCCATCTGGCCCGGGCTGAACACCCGCAGCGCCTGCTCCAGCGCGGCCTTTGCGAAACGTTCGGGGTCGAGCGCGGGGTTGCGCTGCGGCGGCTCCGCGTCCAGCAGGTGGCGGTCTTCGACGAACAGCAAGCTGCTCACCAGGAGCGGCGGCACCTCTTCAAAACGCTCGTACGCGCGCTGGGGAGAACGCGTGTGCAGCAGCGCCGCGGCGCGGCAGTCGCGCACGGTAAGGCCGGCCTGGTTCTTCTCGCGGTAGGGGGTAAAAAGCCCGCGCTCTTGCAGCTCCATGAGCCGCGGCGACATGCGCGCCTGGCGCGTGATGGTGTAGCCCTGGGGCTCCAGCCGTTCGATAAAAGCGGGAAGATCGTGATAGCCCAGCCGCTCGTCATACGGCCCGGTGTGGGGAAAGCGGATGGCGTTGCTGGCGCCCGCGTCGACGCTGAAGCTTGCGCCGGCGGAAAAGTCGCGCCAAAAGGCCGATTGCAGCCGCGAAGTCTTCAGTTCGTGTGCCGCGAATGCCACAAGCGCACCCACGACACCGAGACCGGCGCCGATCCAGAACAGCCTCTTGAACCATGTCATGCTCTGCCTCGCACACAGTTTGCAGCGTGGGTCCGTCAGTGACGATGATGCTCTTTTTGTAGCGCTTTAGGTTGTGCATGGCGGCGTTCGATGGGGGAGAACTACCTAGGCGGATTGCCGGGGCGCTGGCATACAAAGGCGGGTTGGCTGTTTTTGGATTGCGGCGAAGCGATTGCTTAGGCCAACGCCTTGATGGGCCGCTCGCGCCCAGCCTTCGTGAGCATCGGCGCCACCGCGCAAAAGGCAGGGCGCGGGGTCTGCCCGGCGCAGTTGCTCGGGATCATCGGCGCCTTCGTGGCCAGCACAACGCCCGCCGCATAGGCCCCGCTCCGGAAGGCGAGGCTCTTCGCCAGCATGTTGCCCGCGCGACGTCGGGCACGATCAACACGTTTGGCCCTGGCCTGCCACCGGCGAGACAACGCCCTTGATGCTTGCCGCCTCGGCGCCGATCGCGTTGTCCAGGGCCGACGGCCCGTCGACCAGGGCGCCGGTGAGTCGGCCGCGGGCGGCCATTTTGCACAGCACGGCCTCGTCGAGAGTGGGCGCGATGAGCTCCGGTAGGTGGGTAGTTCGCGGAGTTTGCAGTCACTGGCGGACGGGCTGCCGCGCGAAACCGAAGTGCTTTGACGCGTTAACGAATGGCCCATCAAAAGCAAATCGTTAACAAGTTGCACCACAATGTGTCCATTGGAAGCAATGAACACAATGAGCCCCATCCACGCGGCGCGCGAGTACGTTTTAGAAGCCGTCCAGAAGCCCGCGCTCGCGAGCGCTCTGCCCGATTCGATCAAGTTCAAAATCCGCAGCGCCGGGATATGGGTGAACCGTTTCAGACGGGTAGGGGACTTGTTCGTATACCTGAAGCGCTTCAACGGACGTACACAGGACGGCCTCTCTGAAGAGATGCGCGCGCTTCGGCTCGAAACGTTCGAAGACATCGTTGAACCTTTTGAAAGCCGGTTCGCCGATTGGGTCGGAGATCGGTTTCGCGCATCGGACTTCGTCATTGGGGAAACGTACAGCTCGCATGACATCTTGATCTTTGCGGGGATCTACGACACTCGCACTGAAGGGATGCTGGTCATCGAATCTGGAGAGCACCCTACGGCGGTCGTCATTAAGGCGACCATGAGCGGAGGCAAGTACAACAACGCGTGGCTGGAAGAAGGCCAACGGCTGAAGTACTACCTGAAGAGCATCACTCGGAACGGCGTCGTGCAATTTGGTGAACACTTCAAGCCCAACGCGGCGGTTTTGAACGTGCCGGGCTTGCCAGTACTCGCTTTCGTGCGGCAAGCGGAGGGCGATCCATTTGTGTATGCCGGGGCTTTCTCGAATCAGCAGATGCATGAAGAGCCGGACGGTGCGAAGTGGTTTGAGCTTGCGCTAATAGGCTCTGATGATTTGATCGCCGACGCGGACTATGTGCAGCGAGAGTTGCAGGACCGTGTGGCTCAAGCCTCGACGCGGCCAAGGCAAGAGCGTCTTGTACGCTTAGCCAACGCGCCGACGAAGCCCAAGATCATTCGGACCGTTTCGACAGCGTTCGTAAGAAATCCCGATGTGGTTGCCGAAGTCCTCTTTCGAGCGGAAGGGCGCTGCGAAGGATGCAAGAAGCCAGCGCCCTTTGTCAGCAGGGCCACTGGCGATCCGTATCTGGAGGTGCATCACATCGCGCCGTTGGCGCAAGGCGGTGATGACACGGTGGCCAACGCCTGGGCCCTCTGCCCAAACTGCCATCGCGAAAAACACTTCGGCTAACGCCAAAGCGTTCCCACCTGCCGTGCCTCTCCGGGATGAGCGGTTCGATGCGATTGGCTCAAATTTTCAGCCGTCGTGGATGCAGTTGCGGAGCGCCGCAGAACACACTCGCGGCTAACCGACTGTACGTTTGCTCCTGAGCTGCCGTTCGTAGAACACAGCCGTTTGAACGATTGGTTTACCGAGCAGAGCACCAGACCGATCATCTAAAGTTGAGACCGCGTGGGGCCGGCATCGAGTTGTCGGCTTGCCGGCAGCGCGGAGCGGCTCCAGCGAGGCATCGAGGTGCTGCCGAGAGCATCGCGCACATCTGGCGAAGCATCGCGATAGGCCTCATGTCCGGCGAGCAGCAGCCCGTGATCATTCATTTCATCGGCGCAGCAAAGAAGGTGCGCTTGGTAGCTCCGCTGCACAATGTGTCACCTCAAACACTCTCAGCGACCCATGAACACAGTCGAACAGAAGGTCTTGTCAGCGCAATGGAATCTGGAAAGGCAGCTTTTTTGGGTCTCGCAATCCGAAATTAAGATTGGAGTACTCGTGACTATGGACCTCGGAATGTTTGCGGGGTTGGCCGCTTCCTTCGCATCCACAAAAATGCACCTCCCGTGGGCAATCGTATTTACGGCAGGCTGCATTGCGCTCTTGATGGCTGGCCTGTTGTTTTCCGCTATGTGCTTGATGCCCAGAGTCAAGGCGCCACATGACTCCATGCTGTTCTTCGGCAAGGTGGCGAGGCGTGACGCCGACGCCTATGTAGCGCAGTTCAAGACTGCCACCGCAGAACAGTTGCTAGACGATTGGCTTTACCAAGTGCACACCAACGCAAAGATCGCGGAGGCGAAGCATACGTGGGTGCGACGTGCCATGTTCGCTTCGTTTGGGGGCGCTGCGTGTTGGTTGCCCGCCGTGTGGCTGATGGCCGAGTTCTGAGGACAGTATGGCGCTCAAAGACGAGTTGGAATCTCATGTCGAATCGATCGCGCTGGGCATGTGGCCGGACCCGATGCCTCAAGGGAGAGTAGTCCCTACAGCAGGCTCGCTGACCTTCGGCAACACCGGCACCAATGTCGATGCTTGCGTGATGTACTCGGACATCCATAAATCGACTGCGATGGTCGATCAGCTGCATTCGCATCGCGCCGCTGAGCTTTACAAGGCATTTCTGCACTGCGCCGCGAAAATCACGCGTGCAAACGGCGGCGAGGTGGTTGCTTACGACGGAGACCGGGCGATGTCGATCTTCATGGGCGACAACAAAGCCGATCGCGCGATCAAGGCTGCATTCCAACTGCATTGGGCCGTGCTCAAAATCGTCAACCCACCGCTTGCGCGAGCTTGGCCGTCAAGCGCCTATACGCTTCAGCATACGGTCGGAATCGACATGGGCAACCTGCTCGCTGCAAAGACGGGTGTTCGCGATGACAACGATATCGTTTGGGTTGGCTCTGCGGCCAATCATGCTTCGAAGCTGAACAGCTTTAACGGACTCGACATCAGTTTTCCGACGCGAATCACCGAGGCCGTATACAACGCAACGACCTTGAAATCGAACTCGAATGGGAACTTTTGGCCCGATACCTTTGCCATTGACGGCATTGGATACTGGCGGTCGCCATTCTGGATGGAGATTTCGTAGCCGCCAGAAGCCACGCCATGCACGCCTCGGCGATCACCAGAATGATCAGCAGCTCAGCCGTCGAATGAGCAATATTCATGAAAGCACTCAAGGCCTGCGACATTTCAATGCCTTTCGTCTGTTCGATGGTTTGGGCTGGCCTCGAAGCCACCGGCGATGCGCGTGTGCGTCATTGCTCACAATGCAGCAAGGCCGTGCACCGGGTCACCACGCAGGCCAAGTACCGGACTGCCCGGCGCCTTGGGCAGTGCGTCTGCTGGGTGCTTGGAGACGCTGCGCCATGAGCGATGACGTGCCTGCAACCAACACGCCGCTGCCGCCTTCGACGGCGCCCGACAGCTTCAACATCTGCGGCAGGGGCTTCGGCACCGAAGAAGAGGCGCGTGAGGTCTGTGGAGCAGTCGGCGCGTACGTGCGTGAGTTCGGCCGCGTCTTCGACCTGAGTGCGCTCGACGGCCTTACCGTCGCCGGAGACTATGCGCAGGCCCTTAGCGAGTTCGACCGTGGCGTCGAGACGGCCAATAAGCTGGCTCCCACCGAGGGCCACGTGGTCGGCGTCGCGATGACCCCGTGCGCGCTTCGCGACGGGGTGCTCAAGAGCCACATCTTCATCAATGCTGCCTACGCGCTGCCGCTGAAGAATGAGGAGGACCCGGACTTTCCACTTGCGGTGCACTTGCTGGCCCACGAGTGCGCCCATGTTGACGCGACCACCAAGTTCGACACGGCCTTTCCGGGGGTGTCGCTTCGCATGACCTACCCCGATGTCTGGAAGCAGTACCGAGGGCGCGCGATGATGGCCTGCTGGGACGAGTACGCGGCAACGCACGGCTCTGCGCTTTTCGGGCGTGTGCCGGCTGACGACTATGAGGAGAGCTTTCTCGGCGCACTGGAGAGGACGCGACCGCAGGCCAATGAGTTCATTGCGAACTACCGGACGCATAGGCGTGTCGATCAGGCGCTCGACGAGGTGTATACAGCCTATGCCGAACTCCTCAAGCTCGCGGCCTACCTACTGGGCGATCTTGATGGCGCTGATGTCCCCGTGCCAAAGCGCGCCCGTACGACCGCTGCGCTCGACGGCCACTGGTTCCGCAAATACTTCGACGAACTCCACACGGCCTGCCGTTCGCTGTGGGCAGAGAATGGTCGCTGGACAAGCATGGCCGGGTTTGAGGCCATCGCCGACATCTGCGACCGAGTGGTGGCTGAGGGCGGTCTGCACCCGCGCTACATGGCAGACGGCCAGGTCTTCGTCGGCATTCCCTGAGGGCAGCACTCTCCGGCCTTCTGCCCCTGTCGACCTCGACCCGTCGCGCCCTTGCTGCCGGGCTCGCACCGATAGACCGGTTGTGCGATAGAAGGCACGTGGATGGCGAGAGGAGCTACGGCAGTTGCGGCGTTGCGGACAAGGCGCCCTCGCTTGATGCAAGTTGAGTGATAGCACGGGCAGTTTGAATTAAATGCGGTGGTGAGCTGCGATGCTTGAAATCCTCTTACATCGTCCGCTACCTAGCGAAAGAAAAAAGCCCCGCCGCTATCTTTTTGATAGCAACGGGGCCTTATCTGTATTGGTGCCGGAGAGATGAATCGAACACCCGACCTTCTCATTACGAATGAGCTGCTCTACCGACTGAGCTACACCGGCTAAGCCTGCGATTATAGCAAGCCTGTCAGGCCTTTTCGGCGTGGTACTTCGTCAAACGCTCGACTTCGTTACGCGAACCCAACATCACGCTCACGCGCTCGTGCAGTTTGGTCGGCTTCAAGTCCAGGATGCGCTGCTTGCCGTTGGTGGCGGCGCCGCCGGCCTGCTCGACGAGCCAGCTCATCGGGTTGGCCTCGTACATCAGGCGCAGCTTGCCGGCCTTTTCGGGCTCGCGCTTGTCCCACGGGTACATGAACACGCCGCCGCGCATCAGGATGCGGTGCACGTCGGCCACCATACTGGCAATCCAGCGCATGTTGAAGTCCTTGCCGCGCGGGCCTTCCTTGCCGGCCAGGCATTCGTCGATGTAGCGCTTCATGGGCTCGTCCCAATGGCGCATGTTGCTCATGTTGACGGCAAATTCCTTGGTATCGGCCGGAATCTGGATGTCTTCCTGCGTCAGCACGAAGCTGCCTTGCTCGCGGTCGAGCGTGAACATGGCCACGCCGTTGCCCACGGTCAGCACCAGGGTGGTCTGCGGGCCGTAGATGCAGTAGCCGGCGGCCACTTGCTGGGTGCCGGGCTGCAGAAAGTCGGCTTCCTGCACGCCGGGGGTGTCGTCGGGCTTCTTCAGCACACTGAAGATGGTGCCAATGCTCACGTTCACGTCGATGTTGCTGCTGCCGTCGAGCGGGTCGAACATGAGCAGGTATTCGCCCTGCGGGTAGCGGTTGGGCACCACGTAGATGCTGTCCATTTCCTCGCTGGCCATGGCCGCGAGGTGGCCGCCCCATTCGTTGGCCTCGATGAGCACTTCGTTGGCGATGATGTCCAGCTTCTTCTGGATTTCGCCCTGCACGTTCTCGCTTTCGGCGGTGCCGAGCACGCCGCCCAGCGCGCCCTTGTTGACGGCTTGGCTGATGCTCTTGCAGGCGCGGGCCACCACTTCGAGCAAGAGGCGCAGCTGGCCGGGAATGAGGCCGTCGGCGCGTTGTTGTTCGACGAGGTAGCGGGTGAGGGAAATCTTCTGTTGTTGAGCCATGTGCTTCCAGTGTTCCTTGCTTGCTTGTTCAGTTGCCGGCCAGGGCGCGGGTGACGACTTCGTGCGTGTCCTTGCTCAGGTCGGGCTTGGCGGCCACGCGGGCAATCGCTTCGCGCGCGGCGCTGCGGTAGGGCTCGGCCAGCTTGCTCCAGCGGTCGAGCGCGCGGGCGAGGCGGGCGGCCACCTGGGGGTTGATGGCGTCCAGCTCCACGACGCGTTCGCTCCAGAACACGTAGCCCGCCGCGTCGGGGCGGTGGAATGCGCCGGGGTTGGCGCTGCAGTAGCTGAAGATCACGCTGCGGGCGCGGTTCGGGTTCTTGATGGAGAAGTCCGGGTGCTTCATCAGCTGCTTCACGAGCGGCAAGATGTCGCCGCCACGGTCGGGCGCGCCGGCCTGCAGCGAAAACCACTTGTCGATGACCAGCGCCTCGTCCTTGAAGATGGCGTGGAATCGCGCGAGCGCCTGCGCGGCCAGCGTGTGGCCTGACGCCACGAGCGCATTGAGCGCGTTGAAGCGGTCGGTCATGTTGCCCGCGTCTTTAAAGCGCTGCAGCGTCTTGCCGGGCCACACGGTGTCGCCCGATGAGCGCGCCGCCAGGCACAAGAAGTTCAGCGCCATGCCGGCGAGCGCGCGGCGGCCCGACGAGGTCGGGTCGGGCGTGTAGGCGCCGGTGTCGTGGTTTTCTTCGTAGGCCTGCTGCCAGTCCTGGAAGAGGGCGGTGGCCAGCTGGGCGCGCATGGCTTCGCGCACCAGGTGCACGCGCTGCGGGTCGACCACGTCGAGCTGCTCGGCAATGTAGGTTTCCGAAGGCAGCGTGAGCACCAGTTCCTTGAAGGCGGCGTCGAGCTTGGGGTTGCGCAGCACGCTGCGCATGGCGTCGATGTAGGCGTCGTTCAGCACCGGGGTGGTGTCGGTCGCCAGCGCGGCAATGCCGTGCAGCGCGGCGCGCAGGCCCAGGCGCTGGCCGGCTTCCCAGCGGTTGAACGGGTCGGGGTCGTTGGCCAACAACGTCAGCAGCTGGGCGTCGGTGTATTCGAAGTCGAGGATCACCGGCGCGCTGAAGCCGCGCAAGATCGAAGGCACGGGTTCGGCGTCGAGGCCCACGAAGGTGATCTGCTCGCCGGCGCGCGAAAGCACCACGGTGCGCGTGCCTTGCGCCGCTTGGCTCTCGCCTTCGAGCTGAATCGGAAGCTCGCGCCCGCTGGCGTCGAGCAGGCCGACGTTCAGTGGAATGACGAAGGGTTCCTTGGTCGGCTGGCCGGGAGTGGGCGGGCAGCTTTGCAGCACGCTCAGGGTGTAGCTGCGGTTCTGCGCGTCGTACACGCCGTGCGCGGCCAGGCGGGGTGTGCCGGCCTGGCTGTACCAGCGCTTGAACTGCGGCAGCAGGCGGGCCAGCTCCGAATCGGGGTTGGCGTCGGCAATGGCTTGCGCAAAATCGTCGCAGGTCACAGCCTGGCCGTCGTGGCGCTCGAAGTACAGCGTAATGCCCTTCTCGAAGCCCTTGCGGCCGACCAGCGTCTGCATCATGCGGACCACCTCGGCACCCTTTTCATAGATGGTGACGGTGTAGAAGTTGCTGATCTCGATGTAGCTGTCGGGCCGCACCGGGTGGGCCATGGGGCCGGCGTCTTCTGGGAACTGGGCGGTGCGCAGCACGCGCACGTCTTCGATGCGCTTCACGGCGCGGGCGGAGGCGTCGGCGCACAGGTCCTGGCTGAACTCCTGGTCGCGGAAGACGGTAAGGCCTTCTTTCAGCGACAGCTGGAACCAGTCGCGGCAGGTGACGCGGTCGCCGCTCCAGTTGTGAAAGTACTCGTGGCCGACCACGCTTTCGATGTTGCTGTAGTCGGCGTCGGTGGCGGTGGCCTGGTTGGCCAGAACGTACTTCGTGTTGAAGATGTTCAGGCCCTTGTTCTCCATGGCGCCCATGTTGAAGTCGCTGGTGGCCACAATCATGAAGCGGTCCAGGTCCAGCGGCAGGCCGAAGCGGGCTTCGTCCCACAGCACCGAGTTGACCAGCGAGTTCATCGCATGCTCGGTCTTGTCGAGGTCGCCGGCGCGCACGTACACCTGCAGCAAATGCTCCTTGCCGTTGCGCGCGGTAATGCGCTGCTCGCGCGCCACCAGCTTGCCGGCTACCAGTGCGAACAGGTAGCAGGGCTTCTTGAAGGGGTCGACCCACTTCGCGAAGTGGCGGCCTTCAGGCAGGTCGCCTTGCTCGACGAGGTTGCCGTTCGACAGCAGCACCGGGTACGCGGCCTTGGCGGCGCGCAGCGTTACCGTGTACATCGCCATCACGTCAGGGCGGTCCAAGAAGTACGTGATGCGGCGGAAGCCTTCGGCCTCGCACTGCGTGAAGAAGGTGTCTTCGCTCACGAAAAGGCCCATCAGCTTGGTGTTCTTGATGGGGCAGCAGGTGGTGAAGAT
The Variovorax paradoxus genome window above contains:
- a CDS encoding LysR family transcriptional regulator; amino-acid sequence: MANTYDLNLLTALDALLSTGSVTAAAARMHLSTPAMSHTLARIRESFGDPILVRAGRKLVPTPRALALAEPVRALLAQAQALRAPADAQSLAAVKRRFVVRAPEGIAVVFGASVSQTLEAEMPLASLQFLPETYADPGALREGRIDLDVGSFRGTDPETETQVLSEQTLVGAVRAGHPLLKGLKKTPMTAARYADARHVGVTPRQGEPSPVDTALGQLGLQRQLVLLVPSTFSALIAASRTELVASVPERTARGMADSLGLTIFELPVAVHSEPLRMAWHPRHHVDPAHRWLRESIQRLLDDRRWIVPSVASLTGGAKKGVV
- a CDS encoding SMP-30/gluconolactonase/LRE family protein, which gives rise to MHIRELAAGLQFPEGPIAMDDGSVLLVEIARGTLTRVRHDGLVQVVADLGGGPNGAAMGPDGAVYVCNNGGFRWHTEADGCHRPMGQAEDYSGGRIERVNLATGHAERLYDTVDGFALRGPNDIVFDAQGGFYFTDLGKTRERDMDRGGVFYGHSDGGGVHAIAQPAMTPNGIALSPDGRTLYYAETEGARLWAFDITAPGRVRKDGWPSPHGGRMLCASPGGHYQRFDSMAADALGNLCVATLLHGGITIVAPDGSTCEHVPLPDRYTTNICFGGRDMRTAYVTLSGSGRLVAIDDWPTAGLRLNFQA
- a CDS encoding transglycosylase domain-containing protein gives rise to the protein MTWFKRLFWIGAGLGVVGALVAFAAHELKTSRLQSAFWRDFSAGASFSVDAGASNAIRFPHTGPYDERLGYHDLPAFIERLEPQGYTITRQARMSPRLMELQERGLFTPYREKNQAGLTVRDCRAAALLHTRSPQRAYERFEEVPPLLVSSLLFVEDRHLLDAEPPQRNPALDPERFAKAALEQALRVFSPGQMATGGSTLATQIEKYRHSPHGRTASVRDKLRQMASASVRAYQDGDDTLARRRQIVVDYLDTVPLAARPGMGEVHGMGDGLWAWYGRDFREVNRLLADHAEGAAPTPGAQQRQAEAFKQALSLMIAQRRPSQHLLSDGASLARLTDSYLRLMADAGVISPALRDAALAAPLHLRPELPATARPDFVQRKATSALRTHISTLLDVPRAYDLERLDLEAETSLDGEAQALAAQVLTSMRTPAAAKAAGLYGPHLLDAGADPSPLIYSFTLFERGPQANLLRVQADNIDQPFDVNQGARLDLGSTAKLRTLVSYLELVAELHGRWAGLSPAQLRALAPGPRDPLGAWAQQYLLRAKDKRLAPMLEAAMERKYSANPGEAFFTGGGLHQFENFERSRNSEWMTVREGFKHSVNLVFIRLMRDVVRHRMFGGESDAEVLLKDPADPRRRELLARFADREGSAYLMRFYRKYKRLPAAEAEARLLRSTRPTAPRVASVLFTIEPEASDERLDELLTQKVGRGAGSPRALRALRTTYAGLSLADRGYVARVHPLELWLVGFLRSHPGATLTEVLNASANERQEVYAWLFKTRHKSAQDTRLRELVEIDAFAQIHRSWQRLGYPFESLTPSYASAIGASGDRPAALAELMGIIANDGMRRPVQRVGALHFARETPYETRLEPRNASTERVLPTEVAATLRRALVEVVQDGTARRLKGVLVDANGRVLEVGGKTGTGDHRYGHTGGSGHKNAERKISRSATFVFTIGDRYFGTIMAYVNEPYAARYRFTSALPTQLLKSLGPQLLPVLERNGCGGD
- a CDS encoding HNH endonuclease, which codes for MSPIHAAREYVLEAVQKPALASALPDSIKFKIRSAGIWVNRFRRVGDLFVYLKRFNGRTQDGLSEEMRALRLETFEDIVEPFESRFADWVGDRFRASDFVIGETYSSHDILIFAGIYDTRTEGMLVIESGEHPTAVVIKATMSGGKYNNAWLEEGQRLKYYLKSITRNGVVQFGEHFKPNAAVLNVPGLPVLAFVRQAEGDPFVYAGAFSNQQMHEEPDGAKWFELALIGSDDLIADADYVQRELQDRVAQASTRPRQERLVRLANAPTKPKIIRTVSTAFVRNPDVVAEVLFRAEGRCEGCKKPAPFVSRATGDPYLEVHHIAPLAQGGDDTVANAWALCPNCHREKHFG
- a CDS encoding Pycsar system effector family protein — its product is MNTVEQKVLSAQWNLERQLFWVSQSEIKIGVLVTMDLGMFAGLAASFASTKMHLPWAIVFTAGCIALLMAGLLFSAMCLMPRVKAPHDSMLFFGKVARRDADAYVAQFKTATAEQLLDDWLYQVHTNAKIAEAKHTWVRRAMFASFGGAACWLPAVWLMAEF